Proteins encoded within one genomic window of Flavobacterium sp. NG2:
- a CDS encoding chlorite dismutase family protein: MDNTIFDFVGGTTGDWKVIKMTTLKGDSLKKVTHIDKLASSLLQTFQGTWSLKGVISNLRYTEKSEKEKLLAIQEDLGREKATYAALIPIRKNDAWWNLAQDERRKIMENQSQHTHVGMQYLPAIARKLFHSRDINEPFDFLTWFEFAPEDEPAFNELLKHLRNSEEWKYVDREIDIRLKRV; the protein is encoded by the coding sequence ATGGACAACACAATTTTTGACTTCGTAGGAGGAACAACAGGTGATTGGAAAGTAATTAAGATGACCACCTTAAAGGGCGACTCTTTAAAAAAAGTGACCCATATTGACAAACTAGCCAGTTCCCTACTACAAACTTTTCAAGGGACTTGGTCCTTAAAAGGAGTAATCAGCAATCTGCGTTATACTGAAAAATCCGAAAAAGAAAAACTCCTCGCCATCCAAGAAGATTTAGGCCGAGAAAAAGCCACTTATGCCGCCTTAATCCCCATTCGCAAAAACGACGCTTGGTGGAACCTAGCCCAAGACGAACGCCGTAAAATAATGGAAAACCAGTCTCAGCACACCCATGTAGGCATGCAATACCTACCCGCCATAGCCCGAAAATTATTTCACTCCCGAGACATCAACGAACCCTTTGATTTCCTAACCTGGTTTGAATTTGCCCCCGAAGACGAACCCGCCTTCAACGAACTCCTAAAACACCTCCGCAATTCCGAAGAATGGAAATACGTAGACCGCGAAATCGACATTCGTTTAAAGAGAGTATAA
- a CDS encoding leucine-rich repeat domain-containing protein, whose amino-acid sequence MSGLYTSCVQFKIYPMDNIQELIAIAKKENKKTLDLIGVGLESIPPEIFEIESLVTLRLRGNRIKIIPNEIEQLINLKELNIIDNQIATLPSALFRLPNLQIILGRKNNLTEIPKSVRLSSSLRTLNLAENKIKKIPSEIGKVKMLAALSLKKNLVTTIPFEFSKLENLRTFSIDSEKMIYPEPSIVKQGLMRIMIFLIVNNAEKGSKGFFFNIPKEMRTAVKQYLVYFQEYVEVSKGKKITFEVTTSDDGLYIQTSESDNIQEVNEYFNEYLGFVKSNIDDLNPDIEVSLPETKKELFVLELKQQINHLKQQIEFKNFQVKFLEQKVGEFHNLLLLKSSNPVPVLVQNISNSNSKIDSQISTNVTFNLSQEVTELQNEVLKLKNDYESILPTSISKELQQLDDELLEVEIVDEKVSTKKPFNRLKRIFDQLTDKESNLSKAVEKSKELKEKLQDLGKKYNKVSGWVGLPSIPELLLEL is encoded by the coding sequence TTGTCAGGCCTATATACAAGTTGTGTGCAATTTAAAATCTACCCTATGGATAATATTCAAGAATTAATTGCGATTGCAAAAAAGGAAAACAAGAAAACTCTAGACTTAATCGGCGTTGGATTGGAAAGTATACCGCCGGAAATTTTTGAAATTGAAAGTCTCGTTACTTTACGATTGAGAGGAAATAGAATAAAAATAATTCCAAATGAGATTGAACAGCTAATAAATCTAAAGGAGCTTAACATAATAGACAATCAAATAGCTACTCTCCCTAGTGCTTTGTTTAGATTACCAAATTTGCAAATAATCTTAGGGCGTAAAAACAATTTAACAGAAATTCCAAAGTCCGTAAGGCTGTCATCAAGTTTAAGAACCTTAAATTTAGCAGAAAATAAAATTAAAAAGATTCCTTCCGAAATTGGCAAAGTCAAGATGTTGGCTGCGCTGTCTTTGAAAAAAAATCTTGTAACAACCATCCCTTTCGAGTTTTCTAAACTTGAAAACTTACGAACGTTCAGTATTGATAGTGAAAAAATGATTTATCCTGAGCCATCCATTGTTAAGCAAGGACTAATGAGAATCATGATTTTTCTGATTGTCAATAACGCTGAAAAAGGCTCAAAAGGATTTTTTTTCAACATTCCAAAGGAAATGAGAACTGCTGTTAAGCAATACCTAGTTTATTTTCAAGAATACGTAGAGGTCTCAAAAGGCAAGAAAATTACTTTTGAAGTGACAACAAGTGACGACGGATTATACATCCAAACTTCCGAATCTGACAACATTCAAGAGGTGAATGAATATTTCAATGAATATTTAGGATTTGTAAAAAGCAATATCGACGATTTGAATCCTGATATTGAAGTTTCACTACCTGAAACGAAAAAAGAGTTATTCGTTTTGGAATTAAAGCAACAAATAAATCACCTAAAACAACAAATAGAGTTTAAAAATTTCCAAGTGAAATTCTTGGAACAAAAAGTTGGCGAGTTTCATAATTTACTTCTTTTAAAAAGTTCAAATCCAGTTCCTGTTTTAGTTCAAAATATATCAAATTCTAACTCCAAAATTGATTCACAAATTTCAACAAATGTCACCTTTAACTTAAGCCAAGAAGTAACTGAACTCCAAAATGAAGTTTTAAAACTTAAAAATGATTATGAATCTATTTTACCTACATCAATTTCTAAAGAACTACAACAACTCGATGATGAACTTTTAGAAGTAGAAATTGTAGATGAAAAAGTATCTACAAAAAAACCTTTCAATAGGCTCAAAAGAATTTTCGATCAATTAACCGACAAAGAATCTAATTTAAGTAAGGCTGTTGAAAAGTCCAAAGAATTGAAAGAAAAATTACAAGACCTTGGGAAGAAATATAACAAAGTATCTGGTTGGGTTGGACTTCCAAGCATTCCAGAATTACTATTGGAACTATAA
- a CDS encoding dienelactone hydrolase family protein, with product MKKLKKEDIQQEVFDLYDDYAHNRLERRQFLKKLSLYAVGGITIPSLLSFIMPNYIDSILINSDDPRIDTKYITYDSPKGGGQIRGQLSKPMNTKKKLPGIIVVHENRGLNPYIEDVGRRAALEGFITLAPDALTPLGGYPGNDDDGRALQSKRDKNEMLEDFIAAYHYLKSHKDCTGQIGVVGFCFGGWIANMMAVKVPSLSAAVAYYGSQPSKDETALIKAPLMMHNASLDKRILDGWPAFEEALKEYHKKYEMFTYPDVNHGFHNNTTPRYDEAAATLSWQRTITFFKHNLK from the coding sequence ATGAAAAAGTTAAAAAAAGAAGACATCCAACAAGAAGTTTTTGATTTATACGATGATTATGCTCATAATCGCCTAGAAAGACGCCAGTTTCTTAAAAAATTATCACTGTACGCGGTTGGAGGTATTACAATCCCTTCATTACTGAGTTTCATTATGCCAAATTATATCGATTCCATTCTCATCAATTCTGACGACCCACGAATCGATACAAAGTATATCACATATGACTCACCAAAAGGAGGCGGTCAAATTCGAGGCCAACTTTCAAAACCTATGAACACTAAAAAAAAGCTGCCCGGAATTATAGTGGTTCATGAAAACCGAGGACTCAATCCTTATATTGAAGATGTAGGCAGAAGAGCAGCACTAGAAGGTTTCATTACCTTAGCACCCGATGCTTTAACACCACTTGGTGGTTATCCTGGCAATGACGATGATGGAAGAGCACTACAAAGCAAACGAGACAAAAATGAAATGTTAGAAGATTTTATTGCTGCCTATCATTACCTTAAATCGCATAAAGATTGCACTGGCCAAATAGGCGTTGTTGGTTTTTGCTTTGGAGGATGGATTGCTAACATGATGGCTGTAAAAGTCCCATCCTTATCAGCGGCAGTGGCTTACTATGGCTCACAACCTAGCAAAGATGAAACTGCCCTTATAAAAGCACCATTAATGATGCACAACGCTAGTCTTGACAAAAGGATTCTAGATGGCTGGCCCGCTTTTGAAGAAGCTTTAAAAGAATATCATAAGAAATACGAAATGTTTACTTATCCTGATGTCAATCATGGTTTTCATAACAATACAACCCCAAGATATGACGAAGCTGCCGCAACATTATCATGGCAACGTACCATCACTTTTTTTAAACACAATCTCAAATAG
- a CDS encoding DUF2853 family protein, whose translation MSARDELIVKYAADLKEKCGVSPNMDLLTKVTIGCGPSIYNKDSSTVAGSQQSELDTVKNNFLIKKLGLKDGPELDAGIDAVIEKYGRSNANKYRAVVYYLLAVHFKKESVYN comes from the coding sequence ATGAGTGCAAGAGATGAATTAATTGTAAAATACGCAGCTGATTTAAAAGAAAAATGTGGAGTTTCTCCTAACATGGATTTACTAACGAAAGTGACTATTGGTTGCGGTCCTTCAATCTATAATAAAGATTCTTCTACTGTTGCTGGAAGTCAGCAATCAGAATTAGATACGGTTAAAAATAATTTTTTAATCAAAAAACTAGGACTCAAAGACGGTCCAGAATTAGATGCTGGAATCGACGCTGTAATTGAAAAATACGGTCGTTCAAATGCAAATAAGTATAGAGCAGTCGTCTATTATTTATTAGCAGTGCATTTCAAAAAAGAAAGTGTTTACAATTAG
- a CDS encoding HNH endonuclease signature motif containing protein: MSKTTFDNLTRSSIWSAHKNSCFYCSQTLDWGDLQIDHIIPESLEKNPDKFEQIKTDLGLDKNFNLNAIYNLVPAHSKCNLRKSDGLFDKNATLFYLSIALKKEAKVNIEIEKLKRKKNKGLIISKLQSALSANLINAEELKNILKDAEKKNWKIKEIKLPIGIEFIDEIYDVFYLNTDFSSFLDKKLMIYNDVKYLELVNDNDKKINVSTLNEWKDARVKGFYPLTTYAIKMSNTFTFFEEFIEVLEKAKMPKVSFINDPWIKINMLDYLSPNILFDVEGRLKKYIVEGKSIGDLVRSGIVKFDISPGIFEFSLEFEGFETSLLEQFRADFNDDGIEDIFVSGWVRAIHGTMGFGFTEILTRLSQKHLIDKA, from the coding sequence ATGAGTAAAACAACATTTGATAATCTAACGAGAAGTAGTATTTGGAGTGCTCACAAAAATTCATGCTTCTATTGTAGCCAAACGTTAGATTGGGGAGATTTACAGATAGATCATATAATTCCTGAATCACTTGAAAAGAATCCTGATAAATTTGAACAGATTAAAACTGATTTAGGGTTAGATAAAAATTTCAACCTCAATGCAATTTATAATTTAGTTCCTGCCCATAGTAAATGCAACTTAAGAAAAAGCGATGGTCTGTTTGATAAAAATGCAACACTCTTTTATCTTTCAATTGCTTTAAAAAAAGAAGCAAAAGTCAATATTGAAATTGAAAAATTAAAAAGAAAAAAAAATAAAGGATTAATTATCTCTAAACTTCAATCTGCGCTTTCAGCAAATTTAATTAATGCTGAAGAATTAAAAAATATTTTAAAAGATGCCGAGAAGAAAAATTGGAAAATTAAAGAAATTAAATTACCTATTGGCATTGAATTTATTGATGAAATTTATGATGTTTTCTATCTAAATACTGATTTTTCAAGCTTTTTAGATAAAAAATTAATGATTTATAATGATGTTAAATATTTAGAATTAGTTAATGACAATGATAAAAAAATTAATGTTTCAACATTAAATGAATGGAAAGATGCACGCGTAAAAGGATTTTATCCACTGACTACATATGCAATTAAAATGTCTAATACTTTTACCTTTTTTGAGGAGTTTATCGAAGTATTAGAAAAAGCAAAAATGCCTAAAGTTTCCTTTATTAATGATCCTTGGATAAAAATAAATATGCTGGATTATTTATCACCCAACATTCTTTTTGATGTTGAAGGTAGATTAAAGAAATATATTGTAGAAGGCAAATCAATTGGAGACTTAGTTAGAAGCGGAATTGTGAAATTTGATATTTCTCCTGGTATTTTCGAATTTAGTTTAGAATTCGAAGGTTTTGAAACTTCATTATTAGAACAGTTTCGTGCAGATTTCAATGATGATGGAATAGAAGATATTTTTGTTAGTGGTTGGGTTAGGGCAATTCATGGAACAATGGGATTTGGTTTTACGGAAATATTGACAAGGCTGTCTCAAAAACATTTGATTGATAAAGCATAA
- a CDS encoding CmpA/NrtA family ABC transporter substrate-binding protein, whose translation MEFIKTKSIFSQVVRKDLFSKATKQISKVAFTAVVTLFAFSAQAQNDPIKLGFIPLTDCSPIVMAKELGLFKKYGVEVIVTKESSWANVRDKILTGELDGAHCLFSMPFSVYTGVGGKAGSEMKIAMMLNSNGQAITLSNDFCGKVGFKDMAKVAPVVAAKLKAEKEVTFAMTFPGGTHDLWLRNWLAIAGVNQKTSKIITIPPPQMVANMKVGNMDGFCVGEPWGGVAAMQGIGFTQIATQDIWKDHPEKALVVNKDFSAKRKEDLKKVMKAIMEACIWLDVPANRKKTSDIIGKAPYVNANNDVIEDRLNGEYNLGCKLGQKIYKGDQMVFHKGGMINFPRKSYGIWAMAQFVRFGYLKEEPNYKAIADKLILQDLYKEVAASMKVKVPADDMKPFSLTMDKTVFDPANPAAYLKVVKR comes from the coding sequence ATGGAATTCATTAAAACAAAATCAATTTTCTCTCAAGTAGTGAGAAAAGATCTTTTTTCAAAAGCGACAAAACAAATTTCTAAAGTTGCCTTTACTGCAGTAGTAACACTTTTTGCATTCAGCGCTCAGGCTCAAAATGATCCTATAAAATTAGGTTTTATTCCATTGACAGATTGTTCCCCTATTGTAATGGCAAAAGAATTGGGCTTGTTTAAAAAGTATGGTGTTGAGGTTATCGTCACTAAAGAATCCTCTTGGGCCAATGTCCGTGACAAAATCTTAACAGGAGAATTAGACGGAGCACATTGCTTATTCTCAATGCCTTTTTCAGTTTACACAGGTGTAGGAGGAAAAGCGGGATCAGAAATGAAAATCGCGATGATGTTGAACTCAAACGGACAAGCGATTACCTTATCAAATGATTTTTGTGGCAAAGTTGGTTTCAAAGATATGGCTAAAGTAGCTCCCGTAGTAGCAGCTAAATTGAAAGCCGAAAAAGAAGTAACCTTTGCAATGACTTTTCCTGGCGGAACACACGATTTATGGTTGCGTAACTGGTTAGCCATTGCAGGTGTAAACCAAAAAACATCTAAAATCATCACTATTCCACCGCCACAAATGGTAGCGAATATGAAAGTTGGAAATATGGACGGATTTTGCGTAGGAGAACCTTGGGGAGGTGTTGCCGCTATGCAAGGAATAGGATTCACACAAATTGCAACACAAGATATCTGGAAAGACCATCCTGAAAAAGCGTTGGTTGTCAATAAAGATTTTAGTGCCAAACGCAAAGAAGACCTTAAGAAAGTCATGAAAGCCATCATGGAAGCTTGTATCTGGTTAGACGTTCCGGCCAACCGTAAAAAAACATCTGATATTATTGGTAAAGCGCCTTATGTAAATGCTAACAACGATGTTATTGAAGACCGTTTGAATGGAGAATATAATTTAGGTTGTAAACTAGGTCAAAAAATATACAAAGGTGACCAAATGGTTTTCCACAAGGGAGGAATGATCAATTTCCCTCGCAAATCTTACGGAATTTGGGCTATGGCACAGTTTGTTAGATTTGGATACTTGAAAGAAGAACCAAATTACAAAGCCATTGCCGATAAATTAATTCTACAAGATTTATACAAAGAAGTAGCAGCAAGCATGAAGGTAAAAGTACCTGCTGACGATATGAAACCTTTTTCATTAACAATGGACAAAACGGTTTTTGACCCTGCAAATCCAGCTGCTTATTTGAAAGTGGTAAAAAGATAA
- the ntrB gene encoding nitrate ABC transporter permease gives MSDRNTLTLENMEGAATTSLTTPKKKKFKLQLNSDTVVDKSKSIFFATLGLIVFGGFWELLTLITKDALPGPIPTLTVLYEMISDPFYDYGPNDKGIGLQLFNSIKTVLLGFFLGSLIAIPIGILMGASTICKQLFYPIVQLLKPVSPLAWFPIGLVVFKDTGLATIFIVFITSLWSTLINTSFGVASLPQDHKNVSKAFGFSTKRYLTKILIPYSLPHIITGLRLSISVAWLVIVAGEMLSGGAGIGFFVWDSWNALSLEKVISAIIIIGVVGLLFDKLFTYIENKVAYKG, from the coding sequence ATGTCAGACAGAAACACATTAACACTAGAAAACATGGAGGGAGCAGCGACAACATCGCTTACCACTCCAAAAAAGAAAAAATTTAAACTCCAATTAAACAGCGACACAGTAGTCGATAAATCAAAATCAATCTTTTTTGCTACACTAGGATTGATTGTTTTTGGAGGATTTTGGGAATTACTAACTTTAATTACTAAAGACGCTTTACCAGGACCTATACCTACTCTAACAGTCTTGTACGAAATGATTAGTGACCCATTTTATGATTACGGACCTAATGACAAAGGAATAGGCTTGCAATTGTTCAATTCGATTAAAACGGTATTATTGGGATTCTTTTTAGGCTCCTTAATCGCTATTCCTATTGGAATTTTAATGGGGGCGAGTACTATTTGCAAACAACTCTTTTACCCTATTGTACAATTATTGAAACCTGTATCACCTTTAGCGTGGTTCCCTATTGGATTAGTTGTTTTTAAAGATACTGGATTAGCGACCATTTTCATTGTATTCATCACTTCGTTATGGTCTACTTTAATCAATACTTCCTTTGGAGTTGCTTCCTTACCGCAAGACCATAAAAATGTATCCAAAGCATTTGGTTTTTCGACCAAGAGGTATTTGACTAAAATCTTAATCCCATATAGTTTACCCCACATCATCACAGGTTTACGATTGAGTATCAGTGTGGCTTGGTTGGTTATCGTAGCGGGCGAAATGTTATCAGGAGGAGCTGGAATTGGTTTCTTTGTTTGGGACAGCTGGAATGCATTAAGTCTTGAAAAGGTAATATCAGCCATCATTATCATTGGTGTAGTCGGATTGCTTTTTGATAAATTATTTACTTATATCGAAAACAAAGTGGCTTATAAAGGGTAA
- a CDS encoding cupin domain-containing protein — protein MKKLSTSILLLASMMIQLYCQEIPIENLTTKLPPNTQQYSKSILENEIKGIVVEHIAITGEKAVLDYAKKGYKTIYMFVKGNGNLTALNKVYEIVPETILLPNIAKSISIKAAKNDSLHYIKISSKLTAQDLLDLKEFPATNTQNVYYAKFTDCKPYTEPIKSPNTISRTILPNKYIPRIAMGTVQTKGPDKVDAHEHPMLEQLFLGLSKNNAVVYADAAKVAFPEYSILHIPLGSSHSVTVEKDEVLYYVWMDFFLDKKGEEWLKTHNTKDDK, from the coding sequence ATGAAAAAATTATCCACAAGCATCCTTTTGCTGGCATCAATGATGATACAATTGTATTGTCAAGAAATTCCAATTGAAAATCTAACCACTAAACTTCCCCCTAATACACAGCAGTATTCCAAATCAATTCTAGAAAATGAAATTAAAGGAATAGTTGTCGAACATATTGCGATTACAGGTGAAAAAGCGGTATTGGATTACGCCAAAAAAGGGTACAAAACAATTTATATGTTTGTAAAAGGAAACGGAAATCTAACTGCTTTAAACAAAGTTTATGAAATCGTTCCTGAAACCATTTTATTGCCCAATATTGCTAAAAGTATTAGCATTAAAGCCGCTAAAAACGATAGTTTACATTACATCAAAATATCTAGTAAACTAACCGCTCAAGATCTTTTAGATTTAAAAGAATTTCCTGCTACAAACACCCAAAATGTGTATTATGCAAAATTCACCGACTGCAAACCGTATACTGAACCTATCAAAAGTCCTAATACAATAAGCCGCACCATATTGCCAAACAAATACATCCCCCGAATTGCTATGGGAACAGTTCAAACCAAAGGCCCTGATAAAGTAGATGCCCATGAACATCCTATGTTGGAACAATTATTCTTGGGACTTTCAAAAAACAATGCTGTCGTTTATGCTGATGCGGCCAAAGTGGCTTTCCCAGAATATTCAATTCTTCATATTCCTTTAGGCTCTAGCCACTCTGTAACGGTAGAAAAGGATGAGGTATTATATTATGTATGGATGGACTTCTTTTTGGATAAAAAAGGAGAGGAATGGTTGAAAACGCATAATACGAAAGACGATAAATAA
- a CDS encoding Crp/Fnr family transcriptional regulator, translating to MKEEFAICGSCINENCFIKKHIHLEQMKKFVEKKQSFLCKKSQQFIMEGAPIQGLYFIYKGKVKTVKTGINGKEQIVRFTTNGDTIGFRGFGTSKRYFIGAYAIEDTILCNFSNDDMLQILREVPELTFDMMLFYAEELHKSENNIRKLAQMNVRERVIDTLLYIHRKFGQNNTVIAIDLSRKEIADFAGTTEEQVIRVLSNLKKEDLIHTVGKRIGLTAVEKLKAEIKEHNYF from the coding sequence ATGAAAGAAGAATTTGCAATTTGCGGTAGCTGTATTAATGAAAATTGTTTCATCAAGAAACACATTCATTTAGAACAAATGAAAAAATTTGTCGAAAAAAAGCAAAGTTTTCTTTGTAAAAAATCCCAACAATTCATCATGGAAGGTGCGCCAATTCAGGGATTATATTTTATTTACAAAGGTAAAGTAAAAACGGTTAAAACTGGAATTAATGGGAAAGAACAAATCGTTCGTTTTACTACCAATGGTGACACAATTGGTTTCAGAGGATTTGGAACAAGTAAGCGCTATTTCATTGGTGCTTATGCCATAGAAGACACCATTTTATGCAATTTCAGCAATGACGATATGTTACAGATTCTTCGAGAAGTGCCAGAACTAACATTTGACATGATGCTCTTTTATGCTGAGGAACTCCATAAAAGTGAGAACAACATCCGCAAACTAGCACAGATGAACGTTAGAGAAAGAGTGATTGATACCTTACTCTATATTCATCGAAAGTTTGGTCAAAACAATACCGTAATAGCTATTGATTTATCTCGAAAAGAAATCGCTGATTTTGCAGGAACTACTGAGGAACAGGTAATTCGAGTACTTTCGAATCTTAAAAAGGAAGATTTAATCCATACTGTAGGAAAGCGCATTGGCTTAACAGCTGTCGAAAAATTAAAAGCCGAAATCAAAGAACACAATTACTTTTAA
- a CDS encoding ABC transporter ATP-binding protein: MSYLEIKDLEISFPTPKGKYTAVRDINLSINKGEIISIIGHSGCGKSTILNAIAGMLTPSEGSVVLDSKSIQGPGPDRGIVFQNYSLLPWLTVYQNIFQVVDSVMKTTTAEKHALVEKNLKMVNLFEHKDKLPGQLSGGMKQRVAIARAFAINPGVLLMDEPFGALDALTKGTMQLEVLKLWNLDNREKTIIMITHDIEEALFLSDRIIVLNNGPASTIKEIVEVHLPRPRNKIEIVKMPEYIQLRDKLLHLLTDHFSIEDMGMTYKN, translated from the coding sequence ATGAGTTACTTAGAAATAAAAGATTTGGAAATTTCATTTCCAACACCAAAAGGAAAATACACAGCCGTAAGAGATATTAATTTATCTATCAACAAAGGCGAAATCATATCCATCATTGGCCATTCAGGCTGCGGAAAATCAACTATTTTAAATGCCATTGCAGGCATGCTAACGCCAAGTGAAGGTTCGGTTGTTCTTGATAGCAAAAGCATTCAAGGTCCAGGACCAGACAGAGGCATCGTTTTTCAAAACTATTCACTTTTGCCTTGGTTAACCGTTTACCAAAACATCTTTCAAGTAGTCGATTCGGTTATGAAAACCACTACTGCTGAGAAACATGCTCTAGTAGAAAAAAACCTTAAAATGGTGAACTTGTTCGAACACAAAGACAAATTACCAGGCCAACTTTCAGGCGGAATGAAACAACGTGTTGCCATTGCCCGTGCCTTTGCCATCAACCCAGGGGTCTTGCTTATGGACGAACCTTTTGGAGCCTTAGATGCCTTAACCAAAGGAACCATGCAACTCGAAGTCCTAAAATTATGGAACCTCGACAACCGTGAAAAAACCATCATCATGATTACCCACGACATCGAGGAAGCCTTGTTTTTGTCAGACCGAATCATCGTGTTGAATAACGGTCCTGCATCCACCATCAAAGAAATCGTAGAGGTACATTTGCCAAGACCCCGTAACAAAATCGAAATCGTAAAAATGCCAGAATACATCCAGTTAAGAGATAAATTGTTGCATTTATTAACCGATCATTTCTCTATCGAAGATATGGGAATGACCTATAAAAATTAG
- a CDS encoding VOC family protein, with protein sequence MAKQIFINLAVKDLQKSMAFYVALGFTNNPQFSDDSGKCMVWSENIFVMLLTHEKFSGFITKPIADTKSKVAGIFSLSVDSVDEVNSIIANGLKAGGLEPNEMRDYGFMQQRTIEDFDGHTWEVFYMDITKFPA encoded by the coding sequence ATGGCAAAACAAATTTTTATCAATTTAGCGGTAAAAGATCTTCAAAAATCGATGGCATTTTATGTGGCATTAGGATTTACAAACAATCCACAATTTTCTGACGACAGCGGAAAATGTATGGTGTGGAGTGAAAATATTTTTGTGATGCTATTGACACACGAAAAGTTCAGCGGTTTCATCACCAAACCTATTGCCGATACTAAATCAAAAGTGGCTGGGATTTTTTCGTTATCCGTTGACAGTGTCGACGAAGTAAATAGTATTATAGCAAATGGCTTAAAGGCAGGTGGTCTTGAACCAAACGAAATGAGGGATTATGGATTCATGCAACAGCGCACCATTGAAGATTTTGACGGCCATACTTGGGAAGTTTTCTATATGGACATTACAAAATTCCCCGCTTAA